The following proteins are co-located in the Neodiprion virginianus isolate iyNeoVirg1 chromosome 6, iyNeoVirg1.1, whole genome shotgun sequence genome:
- the LOC124307937 gene encoding phosphatidylinositol 3-kinase catalytic subunit type 3, whose product MEDINDKFCYVYSSSLESRIQIKIGTLEGKRQRPEYDKLLLDPMLKYSGLYGNGGGRGDLAASLQVWAGGRPLALPVHTAYKHFTSRWNWNQWVTLPIAYSDLPRDAQLCITLFDCAGPGRQLPVGGTTISFFGKHGVFRQGMLDLRVWPGVEADGNVPTTTPGKARDHGKEQMQRLAKLAKKHRNGQMGKVDWLDRLTFREIEVINEREKRASEYLYLMLEFPEVTMDGIPYSVVYYEKDGDEVVQHRSQPDVVTLPDFEILQENLVEAKHHKLARSLRSGGNTRELKPTSSVRDALNTILAYPPTTALSTEEQDLIWKFRFYLSNQKKALTKFVKCVNWKVAGEERQALEMLALWAPPDPEDALELLGPAFTHPAVRRYAIGRLNQAPDDDLMLYLLQLVQALKYESFEGIKAANQCLRSNQNQEVREKGEKDKKDEYSTSTPITTSSESETGESLSKQEPPIDLASFLISRACQNSTLANYFYWYLLIECEEQVDPAIAAKQDTRMREMYITVMKTFSETLSQGSVVWRKRRAFLSRQKMFIDQLVSLVKAVARESGNRKRKTDRLRALLADPDPTFKINFSNFEPIPFPLDPEISIKGIIPEKASLFKSALMPSKLTFLTSENTEYIAIFKHGDDLRQDQLILQTIALMDKLLRRENLDLKLTPYRVLATSTRHGFLQFIESTTVAEVLASEGSILSFFRKHHPSETGPYGIASEVMDTYVRSCAGYCIITYLLGVGDRHLDNLLLTTSGKLFHIDFGYILGRDPKPLPPPMKLSKEMVEAMGGVGSEHYHEFRKQCYTAFLHLRRHANLMLNLFSLMVDASVPDIALEPDKAVKKVQDKLRLDLSDEEAVHYVQNLLDLSVTAVMAALVEQLHKFAQYWRK is encoded by the exons ATGGAAGatataaatgataaattttgttaCGTCTATAGTTCTTCACTGGAGTCTagaatacaaataaaaat TGGTACTCTGGAGGGTAAACGACAACGACCCGAGTATGATAAACTGCTGCTCGATCCAATGTTGAAATATTCCGGTCTGTATGGAAATGGGGGAGGTCGAGGAGATCTCGCTGCATCGTTACAAGTATGGGCTGGCGGAAGACCTTTAGCATTACCTGTTCATACGGCCTACAAGCATTTCACTTCTCGCTGGAa CTGGAATCAGTGGGTTACGTTACCCATCGCTTATTCGGACTTGCCAAGAGATGCACAGCTATGCATAACGCTCTTTGATTGTGCCGGACCAGGAAGACAATTACCTGTTGGTGGTACAACAATTTCGTTCTTTGGAAAGCATGGTGTATTTCGTCAGGGAATGCTGGACCTGAGAGTATGGCCAGGTGTTGAAGCTGATGGTAATGTGCCAACCACGACTCCTGGTAAAGCTAGAGATCATGGTAAAGAACAAATGCAAAGATTGGCTAAGTTGGCTAAAAAGCACAGAAACGGCCAGATGGGTAAAGTTGATTGGCTGGATCGGTTGACATTCAGAGAAATTGAAGTGataaatgaaagagaaaaacgagCCTCTGAGTATCTGTACTTAATGCTAGAATTTCCAGAAGTTACAATGGATGGTATTCCG TATTCAGTCGTTTATTACGAGAAAGATGGGGATGAAGTTGTACAGCATAGGTCACAGCCAGATGTTGTCACCTTACCAGACTTTGAAATCTTACAG GAAAATCTCGTAGAAGCGAAACATCATAAGTTAGCACGTAGCTTGCGCAGTGGCGGAAATACCCGAGAGCTAAAGCCGACTTCTAGTGTTCGAGATGCACTAAACACTATACTGGCCTACCCACCAACTACAGCTCTTTCTACAGAAGAACAGGATTTGATttggaaatttcgattttaccTATCAAATCAGAAAAAGGCGCTTACCAAGTTTGTCAAATGTGTGAACTGGAAAGTAGCTGGTGAAGAAAGACAAGCATTAGAAATGTTGGCGCTTTGGGCACCACCGGATCCTGAAGATGCCCTTGAACTCCTCGGTCCAGCATTTACTCATCCAGCTGTGCGGAGATATGCAATCGGACGACTTAATCAAGCACCAGATGATGATTTGATGCTTTACTTGTTACAGTTAGTGCAGGCACTTAAGTATGAGAGTTTTGAAGGTATAAAAGCAGCAAATCAGTGTCTTCGCAGCAACCAAAATCAGGAAGTGCGTgaaaagggagaaaaagataaaaaagatGAATATTCCACGTCTACGCCCATCACCACA tctAGTGAATCTGAAACAGGGGAGTCCCTCAGCAAACAAGAACCTCCGATAGATCTTGCTTCGTTTTTAATAAGCCGAGCTTGCCAAAATTCAACATTGGCCAACTACTTTTACTGGTATCTTCTAATTGAGTGTGAGGAGCAAGTTGATCCAGCTATTGCTGCCAAACAAGATACACGTATGAGAGAGATGTACATTACAGTTATGAAAACGTTCTCTGAAACACTATCACAGGGCAGTGTTGTGTGGCGGAAGAGACGAGCGTTTCTGTCACGCCAAAAAATGTTCATTGATCAGTTGGTATCTCTCGTCAAAGCTGTAGCAAGAGAAAGTGGTAACCGCAAACGAAAAACTGATAGACTCAGAGCACTGCTTGCTGATCCTGATCCAACTTTCAAAATTAACTTTTCCAATTTTGAACCCATACCTTTTCCACTGGATCCAGAAATATCTATAAAAGGGATTATACCGGAAAA AGCAAGTCTATTCAAGTCAGCTCTAATGCCTAGtaaattgacatttttgaCTAGTGAAAATACTGAATACATTGCGATTTTTAAACATGGAGATGATCTAAGACAGGACCAGTTAATATTGCAAACAATAGCACTGATGGATAAGTTGTTGAGACGAGAAAACTTGGACCTTAAACTTACGCCGTACAG GGTCTTGGCAACAAGTACGAGACATGGGTTTCTGCAGTTCATAGAATCCACAACAGTAGCTGAAGTATTGGCAAGTGAAGGGTCTATTCTGAGCTTCTTCAGAAAGCACCATCCATCGGAAACTGGCCCATACGGAATTGCATCTGAAGTTATGGATACTTACGTGAGAAGCTGTG CTGGATATTGTATTATCACATACCTCCTCGGCGTCGGTGATCGACATTTGGACAACTTACTCCTTACAACTTCAG GAAAACTATTTCATATAGATTTCGGGTATATCTTAGGTCGAGATCCAAAGCCGCTACCTCCTCCTATGAAACTCAGCAAGGAGATGGTCGAGGCTATGGGTGGTGTTGGTTCGGAACACTATCATGAGTTTAGGAAGCAATGTTACACTGCCTTTTTGCACCTAAGAAGACACGCGAACCTAATGTTGAATCTGTTCTCTCTGATGGTTGACGCCAGTGTGCCTGATATAGCACTTGAACCCGATAAAGCTGTTAAAAAAGTCCAGGATAAATTGCGGTTGGAT
- the LOC124307951 gene encoding 40S ribosomal protein S6, protein MKLNVSFPATGCQKLLEITDEHKLRVFYEKRMGAEVEADTLGDEWKGYVVRVAGGNDKQGFPMKQGVLTNGRVRLLLSKGHSCYRPRRDGERKRKSVRGCIVDANLSVLALVIVKKGEQEIPGLTDKNVPRRLGPKRASKIRKLFNLTKDDDVRQFVVKRPVRKEGKKERHKAPKIQRLITPLTLQRKRHRLALKKRRCLARKEQAAEYAKLLAQRQKEAKAKRQEELKRRRSASMRDSKSSNQSAPTTTQK, encoded by the exons ATGAAG ctgAACGTGTCGTTTCCGGCAACAGGATGCCAAAAACTACTCGAAATAACGGATGAGCACAAGCTCAGAGTTTTCTACGAGAAGCGTATGGGTGCTGAAGTAGAAGCTGACACACTAGGTGACGAATGGAAAGGATACGTTGTACGCGTAGCTGGTGGAAACGACAAGCAAGGTTTCCCCATGAAGCAGGGTGTCCTGACCAATG GTCGTGTACGTCTGCTTCTATCTAAAGGACATTCTTGCTACAGACCGCGTCGTGACGGTGAGCGTAAACGCAAATCAGTGCGAGGTTGTATTGTTGATGCCAATCTCTCAGTTCTCGCACTCGTTATTGTGAAAAAAGGCGAGCAG gAAATTCCGGGATTGACTGACAAAAATGTACCTCGTCGTCTTGGGCCTAAGCGTGCAAGCAAAATCCGCAAGCTGTTTAACCTGACTAAGGATGATGACGTACGTCAATTTGTAGTCAAACGGCCGGTGCGCAAGGAAGGTAAGAAGGAGCGTCATAAGGCACCGAAGATTCAGCGTTTGATCACCCCGCTTACACTTCAG AGGAAGAGGCATAGGCTGGCATTGAAGAAGAGACGTTGCCTAGCTCGCAAAGAGCAAGCTGCTGAATACGCCAAGCTCCTGGCCCAGCGGCAAAAAGAGGCTAAGGCTAAACGCCAGGAAGAGCTGAAGCGTCGCCGTAGTGCTTCTATGCGCGATTCAAAGTCATCTAATCAGTCGGCACCAACTACCACTCAAAAATGA
- the LOC124307935 gene encoding importin-11, with protein MDAAVVDILHKAGSQDPNVLKLAEQTLKEWETQRGFYTALFNVFSNHSLDINVRWIAILYFKNGVDRYWRRNAPNEIAADEKEFLRQHLIADFNEPVNQLAVQLAVLIAKIARYDCPREWSTLVPTLLEGVRGENPLTQHRALLTLHHVVKTLASIRLVADRRLFQELTANVFNFILNLWNTYTESFLVLASNSASPNQIQEALEKALLLLRILRKLVVSPFNKPSESQDAMMFLKVVFDRARNSLECRKTLISRGIQLDVCDKFIIHLTKVLIGVLEVHPFSYVELIPTSLEFSVFYCFTETGQELAFERFIIQCLNLMKGILLCSDYRPAKIIQETKNPLTLRAYQLRQEFFTVETLTEICSRLVTHYFVLTPADLEQWDSDPENFVVDDGGEAWKYSLRPCTESVFLAVFHQFRDVLASVLVELMQSHHQPVDPNNLHAILLKDAVYNAVGLAAFDLYDEVNFDQWFSTTLKQELKVVSNNYRIIRRRVCWLIGQWTGVKLSPELRPELYKLMVESLNPEEDLGVRLAASDALKLAIDDFQFHTDEFSPYLEPAFSLLFALLKEVHECDTKMHVLYVLSFMIERVGCGIRPHVGALSAYIPALWQQSEEHNMLRCAIVSTLVHLEKALGSESVALQPMVVGVVAMSCDLTQDGHVYLLEDGLELWLALLENAPASTPAIMDLFRNMPALLERSAENLRLCLYIVQAYILLSPQEFLGDRGAVVVATLGSIIGDLRSEGIVMAMRLVETCLRALSHQGAQLIKPLLTKIFESVYKGEEYPMVMSMYLSIVARVLLVSRDIFVQVIGELSRQVGGGEWSEEAVLGRMVSIWVNRMPLVSQLERRKLLALGLCSLLGADSPPCVLQHFPRMVSNIVEALNDITKIDDMGCPIDSLMISDQPSPSQYEDVDYETEHEQRRRRLAFGDPVHSVSLQDTLQAQLIALRRFVGESQFDQMMLTLNSDTDQQLKEYISLSS; from the exons ATGGATGCAGCAGTTGTGGATATTTTACATAAGGCTGGTAGCCAAGATCCAAATGTACTCAAGCTAGCTGAACAGACTCTGAAAGAATGGGAAACACAACGTGGATTTTACACAGCATTATTT AATGTTTTTTCGAATCATTCCTTGGACATTAATGTAAGGTGGATTGCTATATTGTATTTCAAGAATGGCGTTGACCGATACTGGAGAAGAAATGCACCAAA TGAAATAGCGGCAGATGAGAAAGAGTTTCTTCGACAACATTTGATTGCTGACTTCAACGAGCCTGTTAATCAATTGGCTGTACAGCTGGCAGTTTTAATAGCGAAGATAGCTAG GTATGACTGTCCCAGAGAATGGAGCACATTGGTACCAACTCTTTTAGAAGGAGTAAGGGGAGAGAATCCATTGACGCAGCATAGAGCGTTGTTGACACTTCATCACGTTGTCAAAACTTTAGCATCCATAAGATTAGTTGCAGACCGAAGGTTGTTCCAGGAATTAACAGCGAACgtgtttaatttcattttaaatttatggAACACTTATACCGAATCATTTCTGGTATTAGCATCGAACTCAGCTAGTCCAAATCAAATTCAAGAGGCATTAGAAAAAGCTTTGCTTTTACTGAGAATCCTCAGAAAATTGGTTGTCAGTCCATTTAACAAACCGTCCGAATCTCAAGATGCTATGATGTTTCTAAAAGTTGTTTTTGATCGAGCACGGAATAGCTTGGAGTGTA GGAAAACTTTAATTTCACGTGGAATACAATTGGATGTGTgcgataaatttataattcaccTCACTAAAGTTTTGATAGGAGTACTGGAAGTGCATCCATTCTCCTATGTCGAACTCATACCTACATCATTAGAGTTCTCTGTGTTTTATTGTTTCACTGAAACTGGCCAAGAATTGGCATTCGAAAGGTTTATCATACAGTGCTTGAACCTCATGAAAGGAATATTGCTATGCAGTGACTACAGACCTGCCAAAATTATACAAG AAACGAAAAACCCTCTTACTCTGAGGGCATATCAATTACGACAGGAATTTTTCACAGTCGAGACACTGACTGAAATTTGCTCAAGATTGGTCACACATTATTTCGTTTTAACTCCAGCTGATTTAGAGCAATGGGATTCTGATCCTGAAAACTTTG TTGTTGATGATGGCGGAGAGGCATGGAAATACAGTTTGagg CCATGTACAGAATCAGTGTTCTTGGCTGTTTTCCATCAATTCAGGGATGTGCTTGCGTCTGTATTAGTGGAACTAATGCAGAGCCACCATCAGCCTGTAGATCCTAATAATTTACATGCCATTCTTCTGAAAGATGCTGTTTATAATGCTGTTGGTCTTGCAGCATTTGACTTATATGATGAG GTGAACTTCGATCAGTGGTTTTCAACTACACTGAAACAAGAATTGAAAGTTGTAAGCAACAATTATAGGATAATTAGAAGACGCGTATGTTGGCTCATTGGGCAGTGGACTG GTGTCAAACTGAGTCCAGAGCTGAGACCTGAATTGTACAAATTGATGGTAGAATCGCTGAACCCTGAAGAAGATCTTGGAGTAAGATTAGCAGCAAGTGATGCCTTGAAATTGGCGATTGATGACTTCCAATTTCATACTGACGAATTTTCACCTTACCTAGAGCCTGCATTTTCGTTACTGTTTGCTTTGCTTAAGGAGGTCCATGAGTGTGATACAAAA ATGCATGTTTTATATGTATTATCATTCATGATCGAGAGAGTGGGCTGTGGGATAAGACCGCATGTAGGGGCGTTGAGTGCCTACATACCAGCTCTGTGGCAACAATCAGAGGAGCACAATATGCTCAGGTGTGCAATAGTATCCACCCTGGTACACCTCGAGAAG GCTCTTGGATCTGAAAGCGTTGCATTGCAGCCAATGGTCGTGGGTGTAGTAGCGATGAGTTGCGACTTGACACAGGATGGCCACGTTTATTTACTGGAGGATGGACTAGAGCTCTGGTTGGCACTCCTGGAGAATGCCCCTGCATCTACACCTGCGATAATGGATCTCTTCAGAAATATGCCTGCCCTATTAG AAAGATCCGCGGAAAACCTAAGGCTATGCTTGTACATAGTACAGGCGTATATATTACTGAGTCCTCAAGAATTTCTGGGTGATAGAGGAGCTGTGGTGGTAGCTACTTTGGGCTCAATTATAGGAGATTTACGATCGGAAGGAATAGTAATGGCAATGCGACTAGTCGAAACGTGTTTACGAGCTTTGTCCCATCAGGGGGCACAACTCATCAAGCCgttattaacaaaaatattcgA GAGTGTCTACAAAGGCGAGGAATACCCAATGGTTATGTCAATGTATTTATCGATAGTTGCTCGCGTTTTGTTAGTATCCAGGGATATCTTTGTACAG GTGATAGGAGAGTTATCTAGACAAGTAGGTGGCGGTGAATGGAGTGAAGAGGCAGTTCTTGGTAGAATGGTTTCAATCTGGGTAAACAGAATGCCTCTTGTCTCGCAATTAGAAAGACGTAAACTGCTGGCACTTGGTCTATGCTCGTTGCTTGGCGCTGACAGTCCACCCTGCGTTCTTCAACATTTTCCACGCATGGTATCAAATATTGTTGAAGCCTTGAACGATATTACAAAGATCGACGACATGGGCTGTCCCATCGA CTCGCTGATGATCAGTGATCAGCCAAGTCCCTCGCAATACGAAGATGTAGATTATGAGACGGAACATGAAcaacgaagaagaagactAGCATTTGGAGATCCGGTACACAGTGTCTCTTTGCAAGACACGCTTCAAGCTCAA CTAATCGCGCTTCGAAGATTTGTAGGAGAGAGTCAGTTCGATCAAATGATGCTCACTCTAAATTCTGATACTGACCAACAGCTCAAGGAGTACATATCACTCTCGAGTTGA